One segment of Rhodothermus bifroesti DNA contains the following:
- a CDS encoding sodium:solute symporter family transporter, with protein sequence GLRGLVVGGLLSALMSSLSSLFNSCATLFTVDVYEKLRPGRPERELVRVGRLATAVVVALGLLWIPIMKVMAESKAGLYDYLQNVQGFLAPPITAVFLLGLASRRINAQGAVWGLAVGFVLGMGKLTLQSMVQSGALSAATFLGAIGAFNGYYFSGLLFLVSVLVIVGVSLRTAPPPEEKIRGLTFGSVAAQDRADSRRTWDWRDVVLTTIVLGLVLAIYLYFSFWV encoded by the coding sequence GGGCTTCGGGGTTTGGTGGTTGGGGGGTTGTTGTCGGCGTTGATGTCGTCGTTGTCGTCGTTGTTTAATTCGTGTGCGACGCTGTTCACGGTGGATGTTTACGAGAAGCTGCGGCCGGGTCGACCGGAGCGGGAGTTGGTGCGGGTAGGTCGTTTGGCCACGGCGGTGGTGGTGGCTTTGGGTTTGCTTTGGATTCCGATCATGAAGGTGATGGCCGAGTCGAAGGCGGGATTGTACGATTATTTGCAGAACGTGCAGGGTTTTTTGGCGCCGCCGATCACGGCGGTGTTTTTGTTGGGATTGGCAAGTCGGCGTATTAATGCGCAGGGAGCGGTTTGGGGGTTGGCGGTAGGGTTTGTGTTGGGGATGGGGAAGTTGACCTTGCAGTCGATGGTGCAAAGTGGGGCTTTGTCGGCTGCGACGTTTTTGGGGGCTATTGGGGCGTTTAATGGGTATTATTTTTCGGGGTTGTTGTTTTTGGTGAGTGTGTTGGTGATTGTGGGGGTGTCGCTGCGCACAGCGCCGCCGCCGGAAGAGAAGATTCGGGGCTTGACGTTTGGTTCGGTTGCTGCTCAGGACCGGGCCGATAGTCGGCGCACTTGGGACTGGCGGGACGTTGTGCTCACCACCATCGTGCTAGGCCTGGTCCTGGCCATCTACCTCTACTTCTCCTTCTGGGTATAA